One window of Halorubrum sp. CBA1229 genomic DNA carries:
- a CDS encoding transposase — MSGSGGSHPRESPRVRYLCEAYQIGIAIRNNLPETDLVTAFERLDQSIDAIEDEYPAWHPAPLSFRAMVLSFIFMEITGDSYAAFTRRLTRQPEATTIFGFGRVPDESAFSRAWRNRFDNAVHEYIHAAAHFVIKEVHDRDISAPEVRPKAEILNDTEEAADSVEDESFSQEEIVQTTRLARDHAFGHFDSGRASNASYEDTQFFELQTFMGMVHCGTAQGATRFQYRRGEEYGPHGDTHLRAVKQFNPEGLMNGYNETMDRLLSVIASETSFRRPVTAAIDITTIPYYGDVEDMPMVSGTKDRDGRAFKFATLSIIGQNIPLVLAVEPVRESSEWDENPSNQIHRTVRRLVRRAKEHVPIETVLCDREFDSIQVFQTLSNLDVNYLIPKRVSSSERDVLEQMEEDDQEVAVESASIHVESGSHPMRLLYVPSTSGEGTAVFATNLRVGPEEAETFCQRYSRRWQIESEYKSIKGDFLAKTSSKDYRVRLFYFVFAVLLYNIWRLTDFLLKAGVDGEMDYAPVITAGECVELVASALIPHD; from the coding sequence ATGAGTGGTTCTGGCGGTTCGCATCCTCGTGAGAGTCCACGAGTGCGCTATCTGTGCGAAGCGTATCAGATTGGGATAGCTATCCGAAATAATCTCCCTGAAACTGACCTCGTCACCGCGTTCGAGCGTCTCGATCAATCAATCGATGCCATCGAAGACGAGTATCCAGCGTGGCATCCTGCCCCGCTTTCCTTTCGCGCGATGGTGCTCTCGTTCATTTTCATGGAGATCACAGGCGACTCCTACGCAGCCTTCACACGTCGATTGACGCGACAACCCGAAGCCACCACAATCTTCGGATTCGGCCGTGTTCCTGACGAATCAGCATTCTCGCGGGCGTGGCGGAATCGATTCGACAACGCCGTTCACGAATACATCCACGCTGCCGCCCACTTCGTCATCAAGGAAGTCCACGATCGCGACATTTCAGCGCCCGAGGTTCGGCCAAAGGCAGAGATCCTCAACGATACTGAGGAAGCCGCAGACTCAGTAGAAGACGAATCCTTCTCACAGGAAGAGATTGTTCAGACAACGCGCCTCGCGCGTGATCACGCATTTGGACACTTCGACTCTGGTCGGGCGTCGAACGCCTCGTACGAGGACACACAATTTTTTGAGCTACAGACGTTCATGGGGATGGTTCACTGTGGCACCGCACAGGGAGCGACTCGCTTCCAGTACCGTCGTGGTGAAGAGTATGGACCCCACGGCGACACCCATCTCCGCGCTGTCAAACAGTTCAATCCTGAAGGGCTTATGAACGGGTACAATGAGACGATGGATCGCTTACTCTCCGTGATCGCCTCTGAAACATCGTTCCGTCGGCCGGTTACCGCTGCGATCGATATCACGACTATCCCCTATTATGGGGACGTTGAGGACATGCCGATGGTCAGCGGGACGAAGGATAGAGACGGTCGAGCGTTCAAATTTGCGACGCTCTCGATCATCGGGCAGAACATTCCGCTCGTTCTCGCGGTCGAACCAGTGCGAGAGAGTTCTGAGTGGGATGAGAACCCGTCGAATCAGATCCATCGTACTGTGCGACGGCTCGTTCGACGAGCGAAAGAACACGTTCCAATCGAGACAGTACTCTGTGACCGAGAGTTTGACTCGATACAAGTGTTCCAGACGCTCTCAAATCTCGATGTGAACTACCTCATTCCGAAGCGGGTCTCCAGCTCCGAACGGGATGTACTTGAACAAATGGAGGAAGACGACCAAGAGGTGGCTGTTGAGTCGGCTTCTATCCATGTGGAATCTGGATCGCATCCAATGCGACTCCTGTACGTGCCGTCGACGAGTGGGGAGGGAACGGCCGTCTTCGCGACAAATCTCCGAGTCGGTCCCGAGGAAGCCGAGACGTTCTGTCAGCGCTACAGCCGCCGGTGGCAGATCGAGAGTGAGTACAAATCGATCAAAGGTGATTTTCTCGCGAAGACCTCCTCGAAAGATTACCGTGTTCGCCTATTCTACTTCGTGTTCGCGGTCCTCTTGTACAATATCTGGCGGCTGACCGACTTCCTGCTGAAAGCAGGTGTCGACGGGGAAATGGACTACGCGCCTGTGATTACTGCGGGTGAGTGTGTTGAGCTCGTTGCCTCGGCGTTGATCCCGCACGACTAA
- a CDS encoding DUF411 domain-containing protein: MNQSYHTLVLDEYVVEGHVPDEVIAAMLNENPAIDGISLPGMSAGSPGMGGTKSGSFTAYALGGGKTGEVYAEI, encoded by the coding sequence CTGAATCAGAGTTATCACACCCTCGTTCTCGACGAGTACGTCGTCGAAGGACACGTCCCTGACGAGGTCATCGCGGCAATGCTCAACGAAAACCCGGCGATCGACGGCATCTCGTTGCCCGGGATGTCGGCCGGGTCGCCGGGGATGGGCGGGACGAAGTCCGGCTCGTTCACCGCCTACGCACTCGGTGGCGGGAAGACAGGTGAGGTGTACGCCGAAATATAG
- a CDS encoding isoprenylcysteine carboxylmethyltransferase family protein, which yields MPVITTSLFGLGLLSGGILLCGLLVSIQSQSHRFWPHGTRNWTFWLSWTAWVVYGGSLFGVAYLDLWSWYRPSILIQMASLLLLLVGATVSLWAVWRLGFHESAGLEGQLNTAGPYQYSRNPQYVSYIAMLVGGAILAGSWMTAVLALIGIAWFLLAPLAEEPWLSEQYGEAYETYRESVPRFIGRPNQQQKPQERTNTSRRDDP from the coding sequence ATGCCCGTCATCACGACATCGCTGTTCGGTCTGGGCCTCCTGTCCGGAGGAATACTTCTCTGTGGGCTTCTCGTGAGTATCCAGAGCCAGTCTCACCGGTTCTGGCCCCATGGCACACGCAACTGGACGTTCTGGCTCAGCTGGACTGCCTGGGTCGTCTACGGCGGCAGTCTGTTCGGTGTTGCGTATCTCGACTTGTGGAGTTGGTACCGGCCATCGATACTGATTCAGATGGCCAGTCTCCTGTTGCTCTTGGTCGGTGCCACCGTCTCGCTCTGGGCTGTGTGGCGGCTCGGATTCCACGAGAGTGCCGGTCTCGAAGGGCAGTTGAACACCGCTGGACCATATCAGTATTCTCGGAATCCACAGTACGTCAGCTACATCGCGATGCTCGTCGGCGGGGCGATTCTCGCTGGGTCCTGGATGACGGCGGTACTCGCCCTAATCGGTATCGCTTGGTTCCTGCTTGCACCGCTCGCAGAGGAACCGTGGCTCAGCGAACAGTACGGAGAAGCGTACGAAACGTACCGTGAGTCAGTTCCCAGATTCATCGGTCGTCCGAACCAGCAACAAAAACCACAGGAACGCACCAACACCTCACGGAGAGATGATCCATGA
- a CDS encoding methyltransferase domain-containing protein, whose amino-acid sequence MDQSPLRERITDQFSYPGERADIWRAFDLLLETDAFLNLGYSEWYQPHVVGSSQRRLVTEVGARLASYLPATDGVRLLDVGCGRGGPAIHLADQFGFRVTGLDLVPYNITRATENARRKHVKPEFVVGDSTQLPFTTDSFTACTAIDALVYLPDRNSVFAAVADVLELAGVFVLSDLMMQSDMSETERAFVDSFAATWDMPSVGTVEQYNAALDDAGFELEAVEDITRHSVGQFRKWTTLYLQLLRTPVRSLLVRLLRAYDLDPSAITEQVRAAHHALPFLQHVIIVAKTRFRRHLHKLREYRGLASAFERSTDDWNDLRDGLQSRVIDEFESLVVPEYLVGVAIQVTTASDSVPCRREYVVGDTHGALPADVLEEPELATWLQYPCNLGERSIETGDGAEHE is encoded by the coding sequence ATGGACCAGTCCCCTCTCCGCGAGCGAATCACCGACCAGTTCTCGTATCCAGGCGAGCGAGCCGACATCTGGCGAGCGTTCGACCTGCTGCTCGAGACTGACGCGTTCCTCAACCTCGGCTACTCCGAGTGGTACCAGCCGCACGTCGTCGGATCGAGTCAGCGCCGCCTCGTCACGGAAGTCGGAGCGAGGCTCGCGTCGTACCTACCCGCCACGGATGGCGTTCGCCTCCTCGATGTTGGCTGTGGCCGGGGCGGTCCGGCGATCCATCTTGCCGATCAGTTCGGTTTCCGCGTTACCGGACTGGACCTCGTTCCGTACAACATCACGCGAGCAACCGAGAACGCACGCAGGAAGCACGTCAAGCCCGAGTTCGTCGTCGGCGATTCGACACAGCTCCCGTTCACGACAGATTCGTTCACCGCGTGTACAGCCATCGACGCGCTCGTCTATCTCCCCGACCGGAACAGTGTCTTCGCCGCGGTCGCGGATGTTCTCGAACTAGCAGGGGTTTTCGTCCTCTCTGACCTCATGATGCAGTCCGACATGAGCGAGACGGAACGAGCGTTCGTTGATTCGTTTGCAGCGACGTGGGATATGCCGTCAGTCGGCACTGTCGAGCAATACAACGCCGCGCTCGACGATGCGGGATTCGAACTCGAAGCGGTCGAAGACATCACGCGACACAGTGTCGGGCAGTTCCGGAAGTGGACGACGCTGTACCTCCAACTCCTCAGGACTCCGGTTCGCTCGCTTCTCGTACGACTGTTGCGAGCGTACGACCTCGATCCATCGGCCATCACCGAGCAGGTACGGGCTGCCCATCACGCGCTGCCGTTCCTCCAGCACGTCATCATCGTTGCAAAGACGCGATTTCGTCGCCACTTACACAAGCTGAGAGAGTATCGAGGCCTCGCGTCGGCGTTTGAGCGTTCCACGGACGATTGGAACGACCTGCGGGATGGTCTCCAGTCGCGTGTAATCGACGAGTTCGAATCGCTCGTCGTCCCGGAATATCTCGTGGGTGTTGCGATTCAGGTGACAACCGCCAGCGACAGTGTGCCATGCAGGCGCGAGTACGTCGTGGGCGATACCCACGGGGCCCTCCCCGCGGACGTGCTCGAGGAACCGGAACTCGCCACCTGGCTTCAGTACCCGTGCAACCTCGGAGAGCGCAGTATCGAAACCGGGGATGGTGCAGAACACGAGTGA
- a CDS encoding DUF63 family protein has translation MSTVTQRVETVLPDTGTREWWALYLLAPVVLIGAALLAFPTLVYDRFVWQYLWGPVVADAASQPVTHEGIRAVRGYNAVNTVTYLGAVVYSLPGLRAYLNHLGVTLDARLAYGFAPIIVAGGAMRALEDIGLLGDYAVWFITPSIYFVVTGVTVFALGLGTLVRDRGIGSIPATVGVVGTVWGVSAVGLALWYGLSTATPLRLWVPVATTGIALTVTALYYWGTSFVDVVHLRHPLFLLAVFGQTWDAAQNLIGVTFLGYSPKLVITNFVYQATGFSGSTFVLKLLVTGGIVWYLADAKDEMNHTWWWLMTFFIGAIGIPMGVRGSLRMMLGV, from the coding sequence GTGAGCACTGTCACACAGCGCGTCGAAACCGTCCTCCCCGACACGGGGACTCGCGAGTGGTGGGCGCTGTATCTGCTTGCCCCGGTCGTCCTCATCGGCGCAGCCCTCCTCGCATTTCCAACGCTCGTCTACGATCGGTTCGTCTGGCAGTATCTCTGGGGGCCGGTCGTCGCCGACGCCGCCAGCCAGCCGGTCACGCACGAGGGGATACGGGCCGTCCGGGGGTATAATGCCGTGAACACGGTGACCTATCTCGGTGCAGTCGTGTACAGTCTTCCCGGCCTCCGAGCGTATCTCAACCACCTCGGTGTCACGCTCGACGCGCGACTCGCATACGGGTTCGCGCCGATAATCGTCGCCGGCGGGGCGATGCGTGCACTCGAGGACATCGGACTGCTCGGTGACTACGCGGTGTGGTTCATCACCCCGTCGATCTATTTCGTCGTCACAGGCGTCACAGTCTTCGCGCTCGGCCTTGGCACACTCGTGCGCGACAGAGGCATCGGATCCATCCCGGCGACGGTCGGCGTCGTAGGGACAGTCTGGGGCGTCAGCGCCGTCGGATTGGCACTCTGGTACGGACTCTCGACGGCGACCCCGCTTCGCCTGTGGGTCCCCGTCGCGACGACGGGAATCGCCCTCACCGTGACTGCTCTCTACTACTGGGGGACGAGCTTCGTCGACGTCGTACACCTCCGGCATCCACTCTTCCTGCTGGCCGTCTTCGGACAGACGTGGGACGCCGCACAGAACCTCATCGGCGTCACGTTCCTCGGCTACTCGCCGAAGCTGGTCATCACGAACTTCGTGTATCAAGCGACTGGCTTCTCCGGATCGACGTTCGTCCTCAAACTCCTCGTGACCGGCGGAATCGTCTGGTACCTTGCGGACGCGAAAGACGAGATGAACCACACCTGGTGGTGGCTCATGACGTTCTTCATCGGGGCGATCGGGATCCCGATGGGCGTCCGTGGGTCGCTCCGGATGATGCTCGGAGTCTAA
- a CDS encoding copper-translocating P-type ATPase — MFRRRFWVSLVLSLPVIFFSEFIQDVFGYTAPSFPGSVWITPVLAVIVFAYGGVPFLSMARTELKTREPGMMMLISLAITVAFVYSVASLFLEGTTPFFWELVTLIDIMLLGHWVEMRSVRAASGALDELARLMPDTAELVTESGDTEEVPVSTLGEGDVVLVRPGASVPADGEVVEGESSVDESMITGESRPVGKEPESEVVAGTVNQDGSLRVRITKTGDETALAGIMRLVEEAQQSKSRTQLLADRAAGWLFYVALAVAAITAVAWVVAVGFNIAVLERVVTVLVIACPHALGLAVPLVVAINTSTAAQNGMLIRDRIAMEESRNLDTVMFDKTGTLTKGEQGVVGVETASDWSEERAFEVAAGVEGDSEHMIARAIRDAAQERDIQRASVSNFENFRGLGVRATVDGETVHIGGPNLIEKFGIERSDSIAAFAEEAGSNAETVIYLVHDESEVVAAFALADVIREESRQAIEALHAMDIEVAMLTGDSEDVARAVSEELGIDQYFAEVLPEEKDTKVEQLQSEGKLVAMVGDGVNDAPALTRADVGIAIGSGTDVAIESGDIILVDNNPLDVVRLIRLSKASYRKMQENLVWATGYNVFALPLAAGILAPIGILLSPAIGAVFMSLSTIIVAINARRLRNVDLSVAA, encoded by the coding sequence ATGTTTCGCCGGCGGTTCTGGGTGTCGCTCGTACTCTCACTACCAGTCATCTTCTTCAGCGAGTTCATCCAGGATGTCTTCGGGTACACTGCGCCGTCGTTCCCCGGCAGCGTCTGGATCACGCCGGTTCTCGCGGTGATCGTCTTCGCGTACGGTGGCGTGCCGTTCCTCTCGATGGCACGTACCGAACTGAAGACTCGCGAGCCAGGGATGATGATGCTCATCTCGCTGGCGATTACCGTCGCGTTCGTCTATTCGGTTGCGAGTCTGTTCCTCGAGGGGACGACGCCGTTCTTCTGGGAACTCGTGACGCTGATTGACATCATGCTGTTGGGCCACTGGGTGGAGATGCGGTCGGTCCGGGCAGCCTCCGGCGCGCTCGACGAGCTCGCGAGGCTTATGCCCGATACTGCAGAACTCGTCACTGAAAGCGGGGATACGGAAGAGGTCCCCGTCTCCACACTTGGCGAAGGCGACGTTGTTCTCGTTCGGCCGGGTGCGTCAGTTCCTGCAGACGGTGAGGTCGTCGAGGGCGAGTCCTCGGTCGACGAGTCGATGATCACTGGCGAGTCCCGCCCTGTGGGCAAGGAACCCGAATCTGAAGTCGTCGCTGGCACGGTCAATCAGGACGGGAGCCTCCGGGTCCGCATCACGAAGACCGGCGACGAAACAGCGCTAGCGGGTATCATGCGGTTGGTCGAGGAAGCCCAACAGTCGAAATCACGGACGCAACTCTTGGCCGACCGGGCCGCAGGCTGGCTGTTCTACGTTGCACTCGCTGTCGCTGCTATCACGGCCGTCGCGTGGGTCGTCGCGGTCGGATTCAACATTGCAGTCCTCGAACGCGTCGTGACGGTCCTCGTCATCGCATGCCCCCATGCGCTCGGGCTCGCTGTTCCCCTCGTCGTCGCGATCAACACCTCCACAGCTGCGCAGAACGGGATGCTCATCCGCGACCGCATTGCCATGGAGGAATCCCGTAATCTGGACACGGTGATGTTCGACAAGACCGGGACACTCACGAAGGGCGAACAGGGCGTCGTCGGTGTCGAGACGGCAAGTGACTGGAGTGAAGAGAGAGCGTTCGAAGTCGCCGCTGGTGTCGAGGGTGACTCCGAGCACATGATCGCTCGCGCCATCCGGGACGCCGCCCAGGAACGGGACATCCAGCGAGCGAGCGTTTCGAACTTCGAGAATTTCCGCGGTCTCGGCGTCAGAGCCACCGTGGACGGAGAGACGGTTCATATCGGTGGACCGAACCTGATTGAGAAATTCGGTATCGAACGGTCCGACAGCATCGCTGCCTTCGCGGAGGAAGCTGGCTCGAACGCAGAGACGGTTATCTACCTGGTTCACGACGAATCCGAAGTTGTCGCAGCATTCGCCCTCGCGGACGTCATCCGCGAAGAGAGCCGGCAGGCTATCGAGGCGCTACACGCGATGGACATCGAGGTGGCGATGTTGACTGGTGACTCCGAGGACGTCGCACGGGCTGTCTCGGAGGAACTCGGCATCGACCAGTACTTCGCGGAGGTCCTCCCCGAGGAGAAGGACACGAAGGTCGAACAACTCCAATCAGAGGGGAAGCTGGTCGCGATGGTCGGTGACGGAGTCAACGACGCCCCCGCGCTCACCCGCGCCGACGTCGGCATCGCCATCGGCTCGGGGACGGACGTGGCCATCGAGTCAGGCGACATCATCCTCGTCGACAACAACCCCCTGGATGTCGTCCGCCTCATCCGGCTGTCGAAGGCGAGCTACCGGAAGATGCAGGAGAACCTCGTCTGGGCGACCGGGTACAACGTATTCGCGCTTCCCCTGGCAGCGGGGATACTTGCGCCCATCGGCATCCTCCTCTCACCGGCGATCGGTGCCGTGTTCATGTCGCTGTCGACGATCATCGTCGCGATTAATGCGCGCAGACTGCGGAACGTCGATCTCTCGGTGGCTGCGTAG
- a CDS encoding isoprenylcysteine carboxylmethyltransferase family protein, which produces MSLNVLMVSAIDFSVTNPAAWGLALIVIVVVSWFFYRYFAPDSWREWVGAGVVQAFIIALYAEMYGFPLTIYLLVRFFGFDRESASTNLWSTLVGFGETGMLVSMLLGYAVALVGIGLFAQGWRQVYRARQNDRLVTDGLYGYVRHPQYTGLFIALFGEGIIHWPTVFSVGLFPFVIVVFAWLARKEERDMVDKFGEDYQLYQQNVPMFLPDRGKWREVVAESRNHDDSDSP; this is translated from the coding sequence ATGTCTCTGAACGTCTTGATGGTTTCAGCAATCGATTTTTCCGTTACTAACCCCGCAGCCTGGGGACTCGCACTAATCGTTATCGTCGTGGTTTCCTGGTTCTTCTATCGGTATTTTGCTCCAGATAGCTGGCGCGAGTGGGTCGGGGCAGGTGTGGTGCAGGCGTTTATCATCGCGTTGTATGCAGAGATGTACGGATTTCCGCTCACGATCTATCTGCTAGTCAGATTTTTCGGGTTCGATCGCGAGTCCGCCAGCACGAATCTCTGGTCGACACTCGTCGGCTTCGGCGAGACTGGAATGCTGGTTTCGATGCTACTCGGCTATGCCGTGGCTCTCGTCGGCATCGGACTGTTTGCTCAAGGATGGCGGCAGGTCTATCGAGCTCGGCAGAATGATCGACTTGTCACGGACGGGCTATACGGCTACGTACGTCATCCGCAGTACACCGGTTTGTTCATCGCTTTGTTCGGCGAAGGAATCATTCACTGGCCAACAGTGTTCTCTGTCGGTTTGTTTCCGTTTGTCATCGTGGTCTTCGCGTGGCTTGCTCGGAAGGAAGAACGCGACATGGTCGACAAGTTCGGCGAGGACTACCAACTGTATCAGCAGAATGTCCCGATGTTCCTTCCGGATCGGGGTAAATGGCGAGAAGTTGTGGCCGAGTCCCGTAACCACGATGACTCTGACAGTCCGTAA
- a CDS encoding succinylglutamate desuccinylase/aspartoacylase family protein, whose protein sequence is MTVDSHQSLEVGDRVVPSGRKVQFRYAVGTTFNDDPIEIPVTVINGTRSGPTGFLTAAVHGDELNGIKIIQEVAGHYAPEDIHGALVCLHVLNVPGFLAQQRYIPIYDEDLNRSFPGNSRSTTAKRLANAIYEEFVSKCDFGLDFHTSTRNRTTMYHVRADMNDPAVERLARAFGTSVILDGEGSGGTLRRVACQDGIPTVTVEMGRAHRFQTAHLDRALHCVASVLAEHEVLPNQPVSWPGWTRVIARDGEKTWLRADTGGLVEMKWGPHPLVEDGEPLFTISDHFKDEVEVVRAPSTGLVVGILENAVAYPGHPLCHFVSVDETTADIIRDDIERGVFDVYREGGFQWPESQWYATHGHGTKSKHARNISETEREENR, encoded by the coding sequence ATGACTGTCGACAGCCACCAGTCGCTCGAAGTGGGGGACCGCGTGGTCCCTTCAGGCAGGAAGGTTCAGTTCCGGTACGCCGTCGGAACGACATTTAACGACGATCCGATTGAGATTCCGGTCACGGTCATCAACGGCACACGATCTGGACCCACAGGCTTTCTGACTGCAGCAGTTCACGGCGACGAACTCAACGGCATCAAAATAATCCAGGAGGTCGCGGGCCACTACGCTCCCGAGGACATTCACGGAGCGCTCGTCTGCCTGCACGTGTTGAACGTACCAGGCTTTCTCGCCCAACAGCGCTATATCCCCATCTACGACGAAGATCTCAATCGCTCGTTCCCCGGCAACTCACGGAGTACGACCGCAAAACGACTCGCCAACGCCATCTACGAGGAATTCGTTTCGAAGTGTGACTTCGGTCTCGACTTCCACACGTCGACGCGCAACCGAACGACAATGTATCACGTCCGCGCCGACATGAACGACCCCGCTGTCGAACGACTCGCCCGCGCGTTCGGCACGAGCGTCATCCTCGACGGCGAGGGTTCAGGAGGGACACTCCGACGCGTGGCCTGTCAGGACGGTATCCCCACGGTCACGGTCGAGATGGGGCGCGCCCATCGATTCCAGACCGCGCACCTCGACCGAGCGCTCCACTGCGTCGCGAGCGTCCTCGCCGAACACGAGGTGCTTCCCAACCAACCGGTTTCCTGGCCCGGCTGGACACGCGTCATCGCCCGTGATGGTGAGAAGACGTGGCTCCGCGCCGACACTGGTGGGCTCGTCGAGATGAAGTGGGGCCCACACCCCCTCGTTGAAGATGGCGAACCGCTGTTCACGATTTCTGATCACTTCAAAGACGAAGTCGAAGTCGTTCGTGCGCCGTCGACTGGCCTCGTCGTGGGGATCCTTGAAAATGCAGTCGCATATCCGGGCCACCCGCTGTGTCACTTCGTGAGCGTCGACGAGACGACCGCTGACATCATACGAGACGACATCGAGCGGGGCGTTTTCGATGTCTACCGTGAAGGCGGTTTCCAGTGGCCCGAGTCGCAGTGGTACGCAACACATGGACATGGCACTAAGTCAAAACATGCAAGAAATATCTCAGAAACTGAACGGGAGGAAAACAGATGA
- a CDS encoding AsnC family transcriptional regulator encodes MRNLDETDLEILSLLADNARRPFSDIGEKVGLSGPAVSDRVKRLQEADVINNFTIDVNRAHLRAGVPVFIQAEIGPGVLEAARTRVRESDGVEHVFTTSEGDLWFYARVEAQNIRRWVNGLFDEIEMTEYTVTLVDDIEWTPSVDGVEFALTCAECDNTVDNEGETTRIDGEIYHFCCPSCLARFEDRYQRLEEGA; translated from the coding sequence ATGCGCAACTTGGATGAAACCGACCTGGAAATTCTCTCGTTACTGGCTGACAATGCTCGCCGCCCATTCAGCGATATTGGTGAGAAGGTCGGTCTTTCGGGGCCTGCCGTTTCCGATCGAGTCAAACGATTACAGGAGGCGGATGTCATCAACAACTTCACGATCGATGTCAATCGAGCCCATCTCCGGGCCGGTGTTCCAGTGTTTATCCAAGCCGAGATCGGCCCGGGAGTACTGGAGGCAGCCCGTACCCGGGTTCGCGAGTCAGACGGCGTCGAACACGTCTTTACGACATCCGAGGGAGACCTTTGGTTCTACGCTCGCGTCGAAGCACAGAACATTCGTCGGTGGGTGAATGGACTCTTCGACGAGATCGAGATGACGGAGTATACAGTCACACTCGTCGACGACATCGAATGGACACCATCTGTCGATGGCGTCGAATTCGCGCTCACGTGTGCTGAGTGTGACAATACCGTCGATAATGAGGGGGAGACGACGCGAATCGACGGCGAGATCTACCACTTCTGCTGTCCATCCTGTCTTGCACGGTTCGAGGACCGATACCAGCGATTAGAAGAAGGCGCATAA
- a CDS encoding cation transporter has protein sequence MSQTITVEGMSCGHCEQTVEDALREVSGVTDASADHESGQADVDGDADVTALVQAIEDAGYTADV, from the coding sequence ATGAGTCAGACCATCACCGTCGAAGGGATGAGTTGTGGGCACTGTGAACAGACTGTCGAAGATGCGCTTCGGGAGGTTAGCGGCGTAACTGATGCGAGCGCCGATCACGAGTCCGGGCAGGCGGACGTTGACGGCGACGCTGACGTCACGGCACTCGTCCAGGCCATCGAAGACGCTGGATATACGGCAGACGTCTGA
- a CDS encoding NAD(P)/FAD-dependent oxidoreductase — MNQTPTVAILGGAMAGLAAAEGFQRAGCDVELYERQTYNEKRVNCGEAMTAASAIPLEKTAENGFINPLPEMEVEVYDGVQPGRQCTGRGKFTAPDAYITDRNVVEQSWADRLTQRGVDVNENQSITPAELFEFADGYNVIVDATGQPSLTSKALQSTGEYSGYLVALNADVVGDFSDVYPNSQIILENYTGYTWAFTKTPNRANVGIGWAVSDRPDDYMAAFKRACERNGWPTPTQERTNVAIIPEGPSLDPQRTYHPDHSIVRVGDAAGIANRLTGKGISQAIQSSYLAAELAAEDRLEAYPEQLYREMKPEYLLATVIRYFTETRQPQILGKAIQAGSGMDIEAVDRSPRDVLIQLARHPRLFVQIFGKRKVLQRVYQAATDQWEYTSIPNGESPISDSSF, encoded by the coding sequence ATGAATCAGACACCGACAGTTGCGATACTGGGTGGGGCAATGGCTGGGTTAGCGGCTGCAGAAGGATTTCAGAGGGCTGGCTGTGACGTCGAGCTCTACGAACGCCAGACGTACAACGAGAAACGCGTCAACTGTGGCGAAGCGATGACCGCCGCCTCTGCAATCCCCCTCGAGAAGACCGCAGAAAACGGGTTCATTAATCCGCTCCCAGAGATGGAAGTCGAGGTGTACGATGGCGTCCAGCCGGGTCGTCAGTGTACTGGACGCGGGAAGTTCACTGCACCGGACGCCTACATCACCGATCGTAACGTCGTCGAACAATCGTGGGCAGACCGCCTGACACAGAGAGGGGTAGACGTCAACGAGAATCAGTCGATCACACCGGCTGAGTTATTCGAGTTCGCAGACGGATACAATGTCATCGTCGACGCCACTGGCCAGCCCTCGCTCACCAGCAAGGCACTACAATCGACCGGCGAATACTCCGGATACCTCGTCGCACTCAACGCCGATGTCGTGGGGGACTTCAGCGACGTATACCCCAACAGCCAGATTATACTCGAAAATTACACTGGATACACGTGGGCGTTCACGAAAACACCGAATCGCGCCAACGTTGGAATCGGATGGGCTGTCAGTGACCGCCCGGACGACTACATGGCAGCGTTCAAACGTGCCTGTGAGCGCAATGGATGGCCCACGCCGACACAGGAACGGACAAACGTCGCGATTATCCCGGAAGGCCCAAGCCTCGATCCCCAGCGAACCTATCACCCCGACCACTCTATCGTGCGTGTAGGTGATGCTGCCGGGATTGCAAACCGGCTTACGGGAAAAGGAATCTCACAGGCCATTCAATCGTCGTATCTCGCAGCGGAACTGGCGGCTGAGGATCGATTGGAAGCATATCCGGAACAGCTGTATCGGGAAATGAAACCTGAATACCTGCTGGCAACGGTTATTCGATACTTCACCGAGACACGGCAGCCACAGATCCTCGGTAAAGCAATTCAAGCCGGCTCTGGAATGGACATCGAAGCTGTCGATCGCTCGCCGCGGGACGTATTGATACAGCTCGCACGACACCCACGGTTATTTGTTCAAATCTTCGGGAAACGGAAGGTACTCCAGCGGGTCTATCAAGCAGCGACCGATCAGTGGGAGTACACTTCGATACCGAACGGTGAGAGTCCGATCTCCGATTCCTCTTTCTAG